In the genome of Cryptomeria japonica chromosome 8, Sugi_1.0, whole genome shotgun sequence, one region contains:
- the LOC131857685 gene encoding uncharacterized protein LOC131857685: protein MNKNYAAKVNEEIERILEADIIFRVETSEWVSPIVISLKEANQIRTTYKMTTDQTSFQLMYRQEAVVPAEFMVPSLRIAIENRLGDMESLRERLYVLNKLDEKRMMAQWATEAAQQRRKLWHDKHLKRMKFALGQLVLKYNGRNEIKPGKFKVR, encoded by the coding sequence ATGAATAAGAACTATGCTGCCAAGGTGAACGAAGAGATTGAACGGATTCTGGAGGCCGACATCATATTTCgggtggagacaagtgagtgggtctcgccGATTGTGATCTCACTGAAGGAAGCCAACCAAATCCGCACAACCTACAAGATGACCACCGACCAGACTTCATTCCAATTGATGTACAGACAGGAAGCTGTTGTGCCAGCTGagttcatggtgccaagccttcgcattgcaaTCGAGAACAGATTGGGGGAcatggagagcctgagggagagGTTGTATGTCTTGAACAAGTTGGATGAGAAAAGAATGATGGCCCAGTGGGCTACGGAGGCAGCCCAACAAAGGAGGAAGTTGTGGCATGACAAGCACTTAAAACGAATGAAGTTTGCTCTAGGACAACTGGTATTGAAATATAATGGGCGTAATGAGATTAAACCAGGCAAATTCAAGGTAAGATAG